In the genome of Streptomyces sp. SLBN-118, the window TCGACGATGTTGCGCCACAGCCGCTGCAGCAGCCGGTACTGACCGACAACGGCCCGGGTGTCCCACGGCCGCGAGACATCCAGGGGACCCATCGCCATCTCGTACAGACGCAGCGTGTCCGCGCCGTACTCGGCGCAGATCTCGTCCGGAGTGACTGCGTTCTTCAGGGACTTGCCCATCTTGCCCAGCTCGCGCTTGACGGGCTCGCCATGGAAGAAGAACTGCCCGTCCCGCTCCTCGACCTCGGCAGCCGTCACCGGGAAGCCGCGGCTGTCCCGGAAGACGTACGCCTGGATCATGCCCTGGTTGTACAGCTTGTGGAACGGCTCGACCGAGGAGACGTGCCCCAGGTCGAACAGCACCTTCGACCAGAACCGGGCGTACAGCAGGTGCAGTACGGCGTGCTCGGCGCCGCCCACGTACAGGTCGACGCCGCCGTGCGGCAGGCCCTCGCGCGGCCCCATCCAGTACTGCTCGATCTCGGGGTCGACCGGCTTGTGGCTGTTGTGCGGGTCCAGGTAGCGCAGCTCGTACCAGCAGGAACCGGCCCAGTTGGGCATGGTGTTGGTCTCGCGGCGGTAGCGCCTGACGCCGTCGCCCAGGTCCAGCTCGACGTCGACCCAGTCCTCGTTGCGCGACAGGGGAGTCTCGGGCTGGGTGTCGGCGTCGTCCGGGTCGAACGTACGAGGCGAGTAGTCGTCGACCTCGGGCAGTTCCAGCGGCAGCATCGATTCGGGCAGAGCGTGCGCGACGCCGTCCTCGTCGTACACGATCGGGAAGGGCTCGCCCCAGTACCGCTGCCGGCTGAACAGCCAGTCGCGCAGCCGGAAGTTGACGGTCCCCTCGCCGATGCCACGACCGGTCAGCCACTCGGTGATCTTCGCCTTGGCCTCGGCGACCGCCAGGCCGTCCAGCGAGATCTCGTCGTTGGAGGAGTTGATCGCGGGGCCCTGGCCGGTGAAGGCCTCGCCCTCCCAGCCCTCGGGGGGCTGGACGGTACGGATGATGGGCAGATCGAAGGCCTCGGCGAACTCCCAGTCGCGCTCGTCCTGACCGGGGACGGCCATGATCGCGCCCGTGCCGTAGCCCATCAGCACATAGTCGGCGACGAAGACCGGGATCTTCTCGCCGGTGACCGGGTTCAGGGCATGGGCTCCGGTGAAGACACCGGTCTTGTCCTTGTGCTCGGTCTGCCGCTCGACATCACTCTTCGTCTGGGCCTGCTTGCGGTAGGCGGCGACCGCCTCCGCGGGAGTGGCCGCGCCGCCCGTCCACTGCTTCTTGACGCCCTCGGGCCACTCGGCCGGAATGATGGAGTCGATCAGGCCGTGCTCGGGCGCCAGCACCATGTAGGTGGCGCCGAACAGCGTGTCGGGCCGGGTGGTGAAGACGGTGATCGGCGCGTCGTCGTGGCCGTCGACGGAGAAGTGGACGCGTGCGCCCTCGCTGCGGCCGATCCAGTTGCGCTGCTGCAGCTTGATCGCCTCGGGCCAGTCCAGGCCGTCCAGATCGTCCAGCAGCCGGTCGGCGTAGGCGGTGATGCGCATGTTCCACTGGCGCAGCTTCGCCTTGAAGACGGGGAAGTTGCCGCGCTCGGAACGTCCGTCGGCGGTGACTTCCTCGTTCGCCAGTACTGTGCCCAGGCCCGGGCACCAGTTGACGGGCGCGTCGGAGGCATACGCCAGCCGGTAGCCGCTCAGTACGTCGGCGCGCTCGACGGCGCTCAGTTCGCTCCACGCGCGCGTGGAGCCCGGCACGGCACGCTCACCGCTGTCGAACTGCGCGACCAGTTCGTCGATCGGACGGGCCTTCTGCGCGTCCTCGTCGTACCAGGAGTTGAAGATCTGCAAGAAGATCCACTGGGTCCACTTGTAGTACTCGGGGTCGATCGTCGCGATCGACCGGCGCTGGTCGTGGCCCAGGCCCAGCCGGCGCAGCTGCCGCTTCATGTTCTCCATGGCGGCCTCGGTGGAGACCCGCGGGTGCGTGCCGGTGGCGACCGCGTGCTGCTCGGCGGGCAGGCCGAAGGCATCGAAGCCCAGCGTGTGCAGGACGTTGTGCCCGGTCATGCGCTGGTGGCGGGCGAACACGTCGGTGGCGATGTAGCCCAGGGGGTGTCCGACGTGCAGACCGGCGCCCGAGGGGTACGGGAACATGTCCATGACGAACTTCTTGGGCCTTGCCGCCAGAACCGGGTCACCGGCCAGGTCACCGCTCGGGTTCGGCGCTTCGTACGTGCCCTCGGCTTCCCAGAAGTCCTGCCAGCGTGCC includes:
- the leuS gene encoding leucine--tRNA ligase, whose protein sequence is MSEMNSAAEVAAAHRYTAAMAADIEARWQDFWEAEGTYEAPNPSGDLAGDPVLAARPKKFVMDMFPYPSGAGLHVGHPLGYIATDVFARHQRMTGHNVLHTLGFDAFGLPAEQHAVATGTHPRVSTEAAMENMKRQLRRLGLGHDQRRSIATIDPEYYKWTQWIFLQIFNSWYDEDAQKARPIDELVAQFDSGERAVPGSTRAWSELSAVERADVLSGYRLAYASDAPVNWCPGLGTVLANEEVTADGRSERGNFPVFKAKLRQWNMRITAYADRLLDDLDGLDWPEAIKLQQRNWIGRSEGARVHFSVDGHDDAPITVFTTRPDTLFGATYMVLAPEHGLIDSIIPAEWPEGVKKQWTGGAATPAEAVAAYRKQAQTKSDVERQTEHKDKTGVFTGAHALNPVTGEKIPVFVADYVLMGYGTGAIMAVPGQDERDWEFAEAFDLPIIRTVQPPEGWEGEAFTGQGPAINSSNDEISLDGLAVAEAKAKITEWLTGRGIGEGTVNFRLRDWLFSRQRYWGEPFPIVYDEDGVAHALPESMLPLELPEVDDYSPRTFDPDDADTQPETPLSRNEDWVDVELDLGDGVRRYRRETNTMPNWAGSCWYELRYLDPHNSHKPVDPEIEQYWMGPREGLPHGGVDLYVGGAEHAVLHLLYARFWSKVLFDLGHVSSVEPFHKLYNQGMIQAYVFRDSRGFPVTAAEVEERDGQFFFHGEPVKRELGKMGKSLKNAVTPDEICAEYGADTLRLYEMAMGPLDVSRPWDTRAVVGQYRLLQRLWRNIVDEATGEITVVDTEADEPTLRALHKAIDGAGQDLAALRFNTAIAKITELNNHLTKVGGPLSRSVAERLVLLIAPLAPHIAEELWHRLGHGDSVVHQDFPVADPAYVVDESVTCVVQIKGKVRARLEVSPSVSDAELESLALGDAAVVAALGGAEIRKVIVRAPKLVNIVPA